One window of Thermacetogenium phaeum DSM 12270 genomic DNA carries:
- the ytxC gene encoding putative sporulation protein YtxC: MSFRFLIGTISYADELRKRLNLELKFLQNEQADVLYREVEIPPWSFMMVGIERAERQGEHRFACRFAVAKAITDLFVNHLEANYVKNYIEKVYNYCSPQDRFEIVSCTLETLEKLKIIRRNRILQSVYDFLADNRSINIEGFAKFRLRNYWKQLQCLVRRTGQEYLNAKDYQEFVRLLRCFIEMQEPKMDEVHIFVTVESTFFICDRRGNIIRKEHLCTPSFSVNGGEFNYKDYLLSMLITLVPKTIVFHVSDHTWESDPLRTIQQVFEDRICRCSGCDRCRHLLGRQQ; the protein is encoded by the coding sequence GTGTCCTTCCGGTTTCTCATCGGAACCATCTCCTATGCAGATGAACTCCGGAAAAGATTGAATCTTGAGCTTAAGTTTTTACAGAATGAACAAGCGGACGTACTCTACCGGGAAGTAGAAATCCCCCCCTGGTCATTTATGATGGTTGGGATAGAGCGGGCTGAGCGCCAAGGGGAGCATAGATTCGCCTGCCGCTTTGCCGTAGCCAAGGCGATCACCGATTTATTCGTTAATCACCTGGAGGCCAATTATGTAAAAAATTACATCGAAAAAGTTTATAATTATTGCTCTCCGCAGGATCGTTTTGAAATAGTCAGCTGTACACTGGAAACGCTGGAAAAATTAAAAATTATCCGGCGAAACCGAATTCTGCAAAGTGTTTACGACTTCCTAGCCGATAACAGGAGCATCAATATAGAGGGTTTCGCCAAATTTCGCCTTCGTAATTACTGGAAGCAGCTCCAGTGCCTTGTCAGGAGAACCGGTCAAGAATATTTGAACGCTAAGGATTATCAGGAGTTCGTTCGGCTGCTTCGCTGCTTTATAGAAATGCAGGAGCCGAAAATGGACGAGGTTCATATTTTTGTCACAGTTGAGAGCACCTTTTTTATCTGCGACCGCAGAGGAAACATTATCAGAAAGGAACATCTGTGCACCCCGTCCTTTTCCGTAAACGGTGGAGAGTTTAATTATAAAGATTATTTGTTGAGCATGTTGATTACTCTGGTTCCGAAAACCATAGTTTTTCACGTTTCGGATCATACATGGGAATCCGATCCCTTGCGGACAATCCAGCAGGTTTTTGAGGATCGCATTTGCCGCTGCTCTGGTTGTGATAGATGCCGCCATTTGCTCGGTCGTCAACAATGA
- a CDS encoding A24 family peptidase, which translates to MGLGLGIGVLFYLIGLIGAGDAKALAALSGLVGPDAMLLTVICALAILVVWAAPRRIKKLGLKGFLKSERQGVWHYLTKRKLRPDPEDCPPEIDKVPLAPFFLPGFVISIFLLWRWSYALV; encoded by the coding sequence TTGGGGCTGGGCTTGGGCATCGGCGTGCTGTTCTACCTAATTGGCCTGATCGGAGCCGGCGACGCCAAGGCCCTGGCCGCTTTGAGCGGCCTCGTGGGGCCTGACGCGATGCTGCTCACGGTCATTTGCGCCCTCGCTATTCTGGTGGTGTGGGCCGCCCCGAGGCGGATAAAAAAGCTGGGGCTCAAAGGCTTCCTGAAGAGTGAGCGGCAAGGGGTGTGGCACTACCTGACCAAGAGGAAGCTCCGGCCCGACCCCGAGGACTGCCCCCCTGAGATCGATAAGGTGCCGCTGGCGCCTTTCTTTTTGCCCGGGTTCGTCATATCTATCTTTCTGCTCTGGAGATGGTCCTATGCGCTGGTTTGA
- a CDS encoding heavy metal translocating P-type ATPase produces MNIGRGCESCTVNIRQKTYKKTYNTGITKKTFLLKGLSCAESAAKIKKEVDKIKGVRYSFLDCVDKKLSIHICDERNLEIADEVAEIIKKIAPNVDVFEDREAKGTALVEDESLNKKELIKIGTGVVLTSFALAFEFSFAAELVLFLVSYVIVGGDVVLSAVRNIFKGHVFDENFLMSVATIGAFAIRQFPEGVAVMLFYKVGEYFQDLAVKRSRSSIIALMNIRPDYANLQVGDDIKTVPPEEVKIGDVILVKPGERVPLDGVVIEGRSMVDTSALTGESVPRDVEEGSSILGGFINLNSLLKVQVTKEFEESTVSKVLNLVQDASNKKAPTEHFITKFARYYTPVVVFGALALALIPPIVTQGANINQWIYRALVFLVVSCPCALVISIPLGFFAGIGGASRAGILVKGGNYLEALNDVTTVVFDKTGTLTKGIFKVTKVVPKNGFSNNELLELAAYAEVFSNHPIAASIREGYGEVIDKSAVDSYEEILGYGVKTIACGKEIFAGNIKLMKKENIPYDEVEIPGTVVHLAVNKNYAGYIIISDEIKEGSKETIKALKNLGIKKTIMLTGDSRMVGERVAQELGIDEVYTEMLPDHKMQQVERLKKEINKKEKLVFVGDGVNDAPVLAMADIGVAMGNLGSDATIEAADVVLMTDEPVLLEKGIRIAKRTRSIIWQNIVFALGVKGFVLVLSIFGFATMWAAVFADVGVALIAVLNASRSMYVKNI; encoded by the coding sequence ATGAATATAGGCCGGGGCTGTGAAAGCTGCACAGTTAATATAAGGCAAAAGACATATAAGAAAACCTATAACACAGGAATTACTAAAAAAACGTTTCTATTGAAAGGGCTAAGCTGTGCTGAAAGTGCTGCCAAAATTAAAAAAGAAGTGGACAAAATAAAAGGTGTGCGTTACTCCTTTCTGGATTGTGTGGACAAGAAGCTTTCGATCCACATATGCGACGAGCGGAACTTAGAAATTGCAGATGAAGTTGCTGAAATCATTAAAAAAATAGCACCGAATGTTGATGTCTTTGAGGACCGTGAGGCTAAAGGTACCGCTCTGGTCGAGGATGAGTCGCTCAATAAAAAGGAACTGATCAAGATCGGTACCGGGGTGGTGTTAACCTCTTTTGCTCTTGCATTTGAGTTCTCTTTTGCTGCTGAGCTCGTATTGTTTTTGGTGAGCTATGTTATAGTTGGTGGAGATGTAGTGCTCAGCGCTGTAAGAAATATCTTCAAGGGACACGTTTTCGATGAAAACTTTTTGATGAGTGTGGCCACCATCGGTGCTTTTGCCATCCGGCAGTTTCCGGAAGGGGTAGCGGTCATGCTCTTTTATAAGGTAGGGGAATATTTTCAGGATCTGGCTGTCAAGCGCTCTCGCAGTTCTATTATTGCTTTGATGAATATCCGGCCGGACTACGCAAATTTACAGGTAGGAGATGATATCAAAACAGTACCCCCTGAAGAGGTAAAGATAGGAGATGTGATTCTAGTCAAACCAGGTGAGAGAGTTCCCCTGGACGGGGTAGTCATCGAAGGAAGATCGATGGTTGATACTTCTGCCTTAACAGGAGAATCAGTTCCCCGGGATGTAGAGGAAGGAAGCAGTATCCTGGGAGGCTTTATCAATTTAAACAGTTTGCTCAAGGTTCAGGTTACTAAAGAGTTTGAGGAATCTACCGTTTCTAAAGTCCTTAATTTAGTTCAGGACGCCAGCAACAAGAAAGCGCCAACAGAACATTTTATAACTAAATTTGCCAGATACTACACTCCTGTCGTGGTCTTTGGTGCTCTAGCCCTGGCACTGATACCACCGATTGTCACTCAAGGCGCAAACATTAATCAGTGGATCTACCGCGCCTTAGTTTTCCTAGTCGTTTCCTGTCCATGCGCCCTTGTTATTTCGATACCGCTAGGATTTTTTGCCGGCATCGGCGGAGCTTCTCGAGCGGGAATCCTCGTTAAAGGAGGCAATTACCTGGAAGCATTAAATGATGTTACTACGGTTGTCTTCGATAAAACCGGAACATTGACAAAAGGGATTTTTAAGGTTACAAAAGTTGTGCCGAAAAACGGGTTCAGCAATAATGAATTGCTCGAATTAGCAGCGTATGCCGAAGTGTTTTCCAATCATCCCATTGCTGCTTCCATTAGAGAGGGTTACGGAGAAGTAATTGATAAAAGCGCCGTTGATAGTTATGAAGAGATCCTGGGATATGGGGTCAAGACAATAGCCTGTGGGAAAGAGATTTTTGCCGGGAATATAAAGTTGATGAAAAAAGAAAACATACCCTACGACGAAGTTGAAATACCTGGAACAGTTGTGCATCTTGCCGTTAACAAAAATTATGCCGGTTATATTATTATTTCCGATGAAATTAAAGAAGGCTCCAAAGAAACAATAAAAGCCCTAAAAAATCTCGGTATTAAAAAAACCATAATGCTAACCGGAGATAGCAGAATGGTGGGTGAAAGGGTAGCGCAGGAGTTGGGAATCGATGAGGTTTACACCGAGATGCTTCCTGACCATAAAATGCAACAGGTGGAAAGGCTGAAGAAGGAAATAAATAAAAAAGAAAAGCTTGTTTTTGTCGGGGATGGCGTCAACGATGCACCGGTGCTGGCAATGGCCGACATCGGGGTTGCGATGGGGAATTTAGGCTCAGATGCTACTATTGAAGCTGCGGATGTGGTTTTAATGACAGATGAACCGGTGTTACTAGAGAAGGGTATCCGAATTGCCAAAAGAACGAGGAGTATCATCTGGCAAAATATTGTTTTTGCATTGGGAGTTAAAGGATTTGTGCTTGTTTTATCCATTTTCGGATTTGCCACCATGTGGGCGGCAGTTTTTGCCGATGTAGGGGTAGCCCTTATAGCAGTCCTTAATGCAAGCAGGTCTATGTATGTAAAAAATATCTAA
- a CDS encoding cyclic lactone autoinducer peptide, translated as MFKTVKTNLLRFASALFLLVAATGASTACWFHWYQPKVPEK; from the coding sequence ATGTTCAAAACAGTCAAGACAAATCTCCTGCGGTTCGCATCAGCCTTGTTCCTGCTCGTAGCCGCTACGGGAGCAAGCACCGCTTGCTGGTTTCACTGGTATCAGCCGAAAGTGCCGGAAAAGTGA
- a CDS encoding TadE family protein, with protein sequence MLAPLILVVAFGISWFGHMADAQNVVEEAARAGARWLAAHPGDIDGAKARAAEVVEGAIGGKYIAGGNIDAPNLNNKLIGKLTKIGHKYYITDRNFGSVQVKPANGSIKKTMESLLNRTVVADGTWKNVDVFKVEVATTNPPETQTVNQTVPEQSGEDGGPDEAPRAVRSGCPGAVRGGALGDEVGGMGLPPTGFWDRAHEWGFENPSHQPQY encoded by the coding sequence ATCCTCGCCCCTCTGATTCTTGTAGTAGCATTTGGAATCTCGTGGTTCGGCCACATGGCCGACGCCCAAAACGTGGTCGAGGAGGCCGCCCGCGCCGGAGCGAGGTGGTTGGCCGCTCACCCGGGGGACATTGACGGAGCGAAAGCGAGAGCCGCCGAGGTGGTTGAGGGGGCAATAGGCGGCAAATATATCGCAGGGGGGAACATTGACGCCCCCAACTTGAATAATAAGCTGATCGGAAAGCTGACTAAAATCGGCCATAAGTATTACATAACAGACAGAAATTTTGGCTCTGTCCAAGTAAAACCAGCTAACGGAAGCATTAAGAAGACAATGGAAAGTTTGCTTAACCGCACTGTTGTAGCTGATGGGACTTGGAAAAACGTCGATGTCTTCAAAGTGGAGGTCGCCACGACAAATCCACCCGAAACCCAAACGGTAAATCAGACAGTCCCGGAACAGAGCGGTGAGGACGGTGGGCCAGACGAGGCACCCCGGGCCGTTCGCAGCGGCTGCCCTGGCGCGGTACGGGGAGGGGCCTTGGGGGACGAAGTGGGGGGCATGGGCCTCCCCCCAACAGGGTTCTGGGACCGTGCCCACGAATGGGGCTTTGAGAATCCAAGCCACCAGCCACAATACTAA
- a CDS encoding HD-GYP domain-containing protein, producing the protein MRKVAVQNLQPGMFLEKPVYTKGGRILLDRGVKLTESYIRRLGEFGIPFVYIWDERIAEIEIDDSVNDETRLRAAEIVHESMENIRLGKGLDTQEIKKMVEDIIKQILDNSEALLHLSEIRIAGEQLFHHSVNVAIYAILTGVNVRYGEKELLELGTGALLHDIGKSRLPARILNSPEPSFFSDCEEFRNHTSYGFEIMRRENNLSLLSAHVAYQHHECYDGTGYPRGLKGEEIHEYARIAAIANTYDILVSGLYGKRLAPYQTIEYIIAQAGRAFDPKLARIFSTNIAVYPLGSLVRLNTGQKGFVIHIPKNYPTRPIVRLIADADGKKYTGNYPEINLLQELTVFVEEVLEEES; encoded by the coding sequence ATGCGAAAGGTAGCCGTACAAAACCTGCAACCGGGTATGTTCCTTGAAAAACCGGTTTATACCAAAGGTGGCCGCATTCTTCTCGACAGGGGGGTTAAGCTTACGGAAAGTTACATCAGGAGGCTAGGCGAATTTGGAATCCCTTTTGTTTATATTTGGGATGAGCGCATCGCCGAGATAGAGATCGACGATTCCGTAAATGATGAGACGAGGCTCCGGGCGGCCGAAATTGTACATGAGTCAATGGAAAATATCAGGCTGGGGAAAGGGCTGGATACTCAGGAGATTAAAAAAATGGTTGAAGATATCATCAAGCAAATCCTCGATAACAGTGAAGCCCTACTTCATCTGTCTGAGATCAGGATAGCGGGAGAGCAACTCTTTCATCACTCTGTGAATGTTGCGATTTATGCCATATTAACCGGTGTCAACGTTAGGTACGGTGAAAAAGAGCTGTTGGAACTGGGGACAGGGGCGCTTCTCCATGATATTGGTAAAAGCAGACTCCCTGCACGCATTCTCAACTCTCCGGAGCCATCTTTCTTTTCAGATTGTGAGGAGTTTAGGAATCATACATCTTACGGTTTTGAAATCATGCGCCGGGAGAATAACCTCAGCCTCCTTTCCGCCCACGTAGCTTACCAGCACCATGAATGTTATGACGGCACGGGTTACCCGCGAGGGTTGAAAGGGGAGGAGATCCACGAATATGCCCGTATTGCAGCTATTGCCAACACCTACGACATTCTGGTGAGCGGATTGTACGGAAAGCGATTAGCTCCTTACCAGACAATTGAGTATATTATTGCTCAGGCCGGTCGGGCCTTTGATCCTAAACTGGCACGAATCTTCTCCACTAACATCGCCGTTTACCCCCTGGGTAGCCTTGTTCGGCTTAATACTGGCCAAAAAGGGTTTGTCATCCATATTCCCAAGAACTATCCGACCAGGCCGATAGTCAGATTGATCGCTGATGCTGATGGGAAAAAGTATACAGGTAATTACCCGGAAATCAATCTTCTCCAGGAGCTGACGGTTTTCGTTGAGGAGGTTTTAGAGGAAGAGAGTTAG
- a CDS encoding ArsR/SmtB family transcription factor, whose amino-acid sequence MVREKMPDDECLFDLAELFKVFGDTTRVKILFALFKAEMCVCDLATLLRMSQSAVSHQLRVLKQARLVKCRKEGKMVYYSLDDEHVKQIFDQGMAHITHR is encoded by the coding sequence CTGGTGAGAGAAAAAATGCCCGATGATGAATGCCTTTTTGACCTCGCAGAGCTTTTTAAAGTTTTCGGTGATACCACAAGAGTGAAAATACTTTTTGCTTTATTTAAAGCGGAAATGTGTGTTTGTGACCTGGCAACTCTCTTGAGGATGTCCCAATCCGCCGTTTCCCATCAGCTCAGGGTGTTAAAACAGGCAAGGCTGGTCAAATGCAGAAAAGAAGGCAAAATGGTTTATTACTCCCTGGATGATGAGCACGTCAAACAGATTTTTGACCAGGGAATGGCTCATATCACCCACCGTTAG
- a CDS encoding spermidine synthase: MRWFDHPLLWLQGERVVDVIPSGVFGEIWITENPFCRCLRSSPFVIQTAMNKRRPWAPCSSHYRAVAEILRKMPEMKRFLMVGLGGGSFLHTVKHCWPDAVVEAIDVDPVMPAIAREYFDVPPEAILILMDARDYFRGDRGPFDFVFIDAFDGMCPPKELLTGQFFESVARALSPGGVVCMNTVRKHPWDSDYGKVRGLFKKAFAHTAEMFSLPGKAAPLFPHNIVLLVANGADAESITNRKEGKG, translated from the coding sequence ATGCGCTGGTTTGATCACCCGCTACTTTGGCTTCAAGGTGAGCGGGTGGTGGATGTGATTCCCAGCGGGGTCTTCGGTGAAATCTGGATCACCGAAAACCCTTTTTGCCGCTGCCTCCGGTCAAGCCCGTTCGTCATTCAGACGGCCATGAACAAGCGGAGACCGTGGGCGCCCTGTTCTTCTCACTACCGCGCAGTGGCTGAAATTTTGCGCAAAATGCCGGAGATGAAGAGATTCCTTATGGTCGGCCTCGGCGGGGGCAGCTTTCTGCACACCGTGAAGCACTGCTGGCCTGACGCCGTGGTTGAGGCGATAGACGTCGACCCCGTAATGCCGGCCATAGCGAGAGAATACTTTGACGTTCCACCGGAAGCGATACTGATTTTGATGGACGCGCGGGACTATTTTCGGGGAGACCGCGGCCCTTTCGATTTCGTGTTCATCGATGCTTTCGACGGGATGTGCCCACCGAAAGAACTCCTCACCGGGCAGTTCTTTGAGAGCGTGGCGAGAGCGCTGTCGCCCGGAGGGGTGGTCTGCATGAACACCGTCCGCAAGCACCCATGGGACAGCGATTACGGAAAGGTAAGGGGCTTGTTTAAAAAGGCGTTCGCTCACACGGCAGAGATGTTTAGCTTGCCGGGAAAGGCCGCTCCGTTGTTCCCTCACAACATTGTCTTATTAGTGGCCAACGGAGCGGATGCCGAGTCAATAACGAACAGAAAGGAGGGCAAGGGATAA
- a CDS encoding cell division protein ZapB translates to MPEVLEQLKEKLDATRSECARMKGRLERLEEEKARREAKSAELEHQAEVLEKVSEVFRAASESARERARRKVEAAVTDALQAVLGPGIRFKAAVSDRGGRPYADFTVESEYGGARTETPILDARGGGVVDVASLALRTLAAVVTSPGKAPIILDEPGKHLSEGYSAAFGELLKSISSRSSAPCH, encoded by the coding sequence ATGCCAGAAGTGCTAGAACAGCTTAAGGAGAAATTGGACGCCACCCGCTCCGAGTGCGCCCGCATGAAGGGGCGGCTGGAACGGCTGGAAGAAGAGAAAGCCCGGAGGGAAGCGAAGAGTGCCGAATTGGAACACCAGGCGGAAGTCTTGGAAAAGGTCTCCGAGGTTTTCCGGGCGGCGTCCGAGTCCGCCCGGGAGCGCGCCCGCCGCAAGGTCGAGGCGGCGGTCACGGACGCCCTCCAGGCCGTCTTAGGGCCGGGGATCCGCTTCAAGGCAGCGGTTTCTGACCGCGGTGGCCGCCCCTATGCCGATTTCACCGTGGAGTCCGAATACGGCGGAGCGCGGACGGAGACCCCCATACTCGATGCCAGGGGCGGGGGAGTTGTTGACGTGGCGTCCCTCGCTCTCAGAACGCTGGCGGCGGTGGTCACCAGCCCCGGGAAAGCGCCGATAATCCTCGACGAGCCGGGCAAGCACTTGAGCGAGGGGTACAGCGCGGCGTTCGGGGAGCTGTTGAAGAGCATCTCCAGCCGGTCTTCCGCACCCTGCCATTAA
- a CDS encoding AAA family ATPase, with translation MEEVSGDNVFPIKENASDILSNAFPKNYLSQRVGEKMITKITIKNFQPHAHTEIEPAPGLTVLVGESDQGKSAVIRALRWLFLNQPRGAGFVRAGESNCRVVVEYEDGTQVGRARMGDDNVYLVSFPGQEPAVFRGFGIETLAEIRETTGVSEIDVGGEAVAPNIAGQLEAPFLLGASGPMRASLIGMMARADVFDEALKNTLADISRVRREKRENDERIAELEEEIGKFDNLPALESAVGEASALLSEIESSSQRKEFLEQTLAEVNRLRQEIRHSEKVITATETADTAENLLGRATTDIAKSNMLHTLSRQISEASRSIHEAFRTLEATSGAGEAADLLEISTQQTARLLNLISAASTVKEAARAIAGAETVITATEKADEAAGLLLKVEIGKEREKALADLSVARKEAQVERGHAEAIIEVCRGIPESASLLEGCVSALNKAAVLKPLAAQASRFKSEIREQGTVLAKAKTALDRTVEEMKKTMVALGRCPVCFNPLNEEAVEHAVESIVGC, from the coding sequence GTGGAGGAGGTTTCAGGAGATAATGTCTTCCCAATAAAAGAAAATGCATCGGACATTTTGTCCAATGCATTTCCTAAAAATTACCTTTCTCAGAGGGTGGGGGAGAAAATGATTACCAAAATAACCATCAAAAACTTCCAGCCCCACGCTCACACCGAAATCGAGCCCGCCCCCGGCCTGACCGTGCTAGTTGGAGAATCCGACCAGGGCAAGTCCGCCGTGATCCGCGCCTTGAGGTGGCTCTTTCTCAACCAGCCGAGGGGAGCGGGGTTCGTCAGGGCGGGGGAGAGCAATTGCCGCGTGGTTGTCGAATATGAAGACGGCACTCAGGTAGGCAGGGCGAGAATGGGAGATGACAACGTTTACCTCGTGTCGTTCCCCGGTCAAGAGCCAGCGGTATTCAGGGGCTTCGGAATAGAGACACTTGCCGAAATCAGAGAAACAACCGGCGTGTCCGAGATCGACGTGGGTGGGGAAGCAGTAGCCCCCAACATCGCCGGGCAGCTTGAGGCCCCGTTTTTGTTGGGTGCTTCAGGCCCCATGCGGGCGTCCCTCATAGGGATGATGGCCCGGGCGGATGTATTTGATGAGGCGTTGAAGAACACATTGGCCGACATCTCTAGGGTGCGCCGGGAGAAAAGGGAAAACGATGAGAGAATAGCGGAACTCGAAGAAGAGATTGGCAAATTTGACAATCTCCCCGCCCTCGAAAGTGCGGTCGGGGAAGCGAGCGCCCTGCTGTCCGAAATAGAATCGAGCTCCCAAAGAAAAGAGTTCTTGGAGCAGACCCTAGCGGAGGTCAACAGGCTCAGGCAAGAGATACGGCATTCAGAAAAGGTCATTACCGCAACGGAAACAGCTGACACCGCAGAGAACCTGCTCGGTAGGGCAACCACAGACATCGCAAAAAGCAATATGCTCCACACTCTCTCCCGGCAAATAAGCGAAGCATCCCGCTCAATACACGAGGCTTTCCGGACCCTGGAAGCTACGAGCGGAGCTGGCGAGGCGGCGGATCTTCTCGAAATTTCGACCCAGCAGACCGCCAGGCTGCTGAACCTCATAAGCGCCGCCAGCACCGTAAAGGAGGCGGCAAGAGCAATCGCCGGTGCGGAAACTGTGATAACAGCGACTGAAAAAGCGGATGAAGCCGCCGGCCTTTTGCTGAAAGTAGAGATAGGCAAGGAGCGGGAGAAAGCACTTGCCGACCTCTCCGTTGCAAGGAAAGAGGCTCAGGTTGAACGAGGGCACGCTGAAGCAATAATTGAGGTCTGCCGGGGAATTCCTGAATCGGCTTCCCTGCTTGAAGGGTGCGTCAGCGCGTTGAACAAGGCTGCTGTGCTCAAGCCCCTTGCGGCTCAGGCTTCACGCTTCAAGAGCGAGATTCGAGAGCAAGGTACGGTGTTGGCTAAGGCGAAAACTGCTCTTGACAGGACTGTTGAGGAAATGAAAAAGACGATGGTTGCTTTGGGGCGGTGCCCCGTGTGCTTCAATCCATTGAATGAGGAGGCTGTTGAACATGCCGTCGAAAGCATTGTCGGGTGTTAA
- a CDS encoding COG1361 family protein has protein sequence MGIITPWVRVPTAQYVMVTAKNNQGSPITIRVWNGSTNYEGTGTLTFFAEANTGGNYPAYLIYVKSSTPFNDVQVVFSEPYSVVCTDSSWQYTPVDGVKYSSVTLPTNVQPGKTFSVQVQVANTGHKEWYGTAVPSWWPSSYGNGITRLSYHWYDQSGNLVVMGGLKTSFPGVVNPGTAVNRTMTIQAPSQPGTYKLVIDCAQEDVAWFGPVQGVNWPTIEANILVGGKQRDVYFSPVAVPKYMITGQRYTIRVTVTNKGTTAWSQSKCRLGYYWVDKNGKKLNERGYDLPLNVQPGSSVTFDMAVAAPSKPGAYSLVISMASVIQNGLAWWCEDDQDPCPYIKADVQIPDGDLLQGMITYDGEDYWIGVTLLDSQGPDLSTVAGKDAIVWGDGKGPEQKIFLVSSIEEYFPSDWNAVVTFDLDKDVLCNDPVAGDPEAPAGDPVGQPRADGYAYCRVTYHYPVPLKGFWRMVSNAGVPLWRGEEPPSRSLIGEAFFVSGETGDQT, from the coding sequence ATGGGTATTATTACCCCCTGGGTTAGAGTGCCGACTGCCCAGTATGTAATGGTGACAGCGAAAAACAATCAAGGAAGCCCGATCACTATTAGGGTTTGGAACGGCTCTACAAACTACGAGGGTACCGGAACATTAACATTTTTTGCTGAAGCCAATACAGGAGGAAATTACCCTGCTTACTTGATTTATGTAAAAAGTTCTACTCCCTTCAACGACGTCCAGGTTGTTTTTTCGGAGCCGTACTCAGTGGTTTGCACCGATTCAAGTTGGCAGTATACGCCTGTTGACGGTGTGAAATACAGTTCCGTGACATTGCCTACAAATGTTCAGCCGGGGAAGACGTTTAGCGTTCAGGTGCAAGTTGCGAACACCGGGCACAAAGAGTGGTACGGGACAGCGGTGCCCAGCTGGTGGCCGTCCTCATACGGGAACGGGATTACGAGGCTTTCGTACCACTGGTACGACCAGTCGGGGAACCTCGTCGTCATGGGCGGTTTGAAGACGTCTTTTCCAGGCGTGGTGAACCCCGGAACGGCTGTTAACCGGACCATGACTATTCAAGCCCCGAGCCAACCGGGGACATACAAACTGGTGATAGACTGCGCCCAGGAGGACGTGGCGTGGTTCGGCCCGGTGCAGGGGGTGAACTGGCCGACAATCGAAGCGAACATACTGGTCGGCGGCAAGCAGAGAGACGTTTATTTCAGTCCGGTCGCTGTCCCCAAGTATATGATCACAGGGCAACGTTACACCATCAGAGTGACGGTCACCAACAAGGGGACTACAGCGTGGTCGCAGTCTAAATGCAGGCTGGGCTACTATTGGGTGGACAAAAACGGCAAAAAGCTCAACGAAAGGGGTTATGACCTTCCCTTAAATGTGCAGCCCGGTAGTTCTGTCACTTTTGATATGGCCGTAGCCGCGCCAAGCAAACCAGGGGCGTATTCCCTCGTAATCAGTATGGCCTCTGTCATTCAGAACGGCCTGGCGTGGTGGTGCGAGGACGATCAAGACCCTTGCCCCTACATAAAGGCCGATGTGCAGATCCCCGATGGGGATCTGCTTCAAGGAATGATCACTTACGACGGGGAGGACTACTGGATCGGGGTGACGCTCCTGGACTCTCAGGGTCCCGACCTTTCCACCGTGGCCGGCAAAGACGCCATTGTGTGGGGGGATGGCAAGGGGCCGGAGCAGAAAATATTCCTCGTCTCTTCGATTGAGGAATATTTCCCCAGCGATTGGAACGCGGTGGTTACTTTCGACCTCGATAAGGACGTGCTCTGCAACGACCCTGTCGCGGGCGACCCGGAAGCTCCGGCTGGCGACCCCGTCGGGCAGCCGCGGGCGGACGGATACGCTTATTGCCGGGTGACGTACCACTATCCGGTACCTCTGAAGGGCTTTTGGAGAATGGTCTCTAACGCTGGGGTGCCTCTGTGGAGGGGCGAGGAGCCGCCGTCGAGATCACTGATAGGAGAAGCTTTCTTTGTTTCAGGGGAGACGGGTGATCAGACATGA